TTGAGCTAGATTATGGGGAAATCCATTCAAGATCCTGCGTCTGGGCATCAGAAGGTATACACTAGTTATAGAGTGTTATTGCACTTACGAATCTAACACCAAAATGCCGCCCCGGTTACTCCTGTAGCAGGAACAGCCGGGGCGGCATTTTATTAGAAAAGATTAAACCTACTTCGCCAGCTGCTTCAGCAGCTCTTTGGCGGCGGGCTCGGAGGAGGCCGGGTTCTGGCCAGTAATCAGGTTGCCGGCGGTTACGATGTAGGGCTGCCAGTCGGCGCCTTTGGAGTAGTTGCCGCCGTTCTGCTTCAGCATATCTTCCACCAGGAAAGGCACTACGTTAGTCAGCTGCACCGCTTCTTCCTCGGTATTGGTGAAGCCGGCCACTGATTTGCCTTTCACAATGGAGCTGCCATCGGGGGCTTTCACGTGGCGCAGCACGCCGGGAGCGTGGCATACGGCCGCAACGGGCTTACCGGCGGCGTACATCGTTTCAATCAGCTCAATCGACTTTTTGTCTTCGGCCAAATCCCACAGCGGGCCGTGGCCGCCGGGGTAGAACACGGCGTCAAAATCAGCTGCCGACACGCTGTCGAGCTTCACGGTGCTGGCCAGGGCTTTTTGCGCTTCGGAGTCTTTTTTGAAGCGCTCCGTGGCTTCGGTCTGGGCGCTGGGGTCGTCGCTTTTGGGGTCCAGCGGGGGCTGGCCGCCGGCCGGTGAGGCCAGCGTGAGGGTGGCGCCGGCATCTTTGAACACGTAATAGGGCGCGGCAAATTCTTCCAGCCAGAAGCCGGTTTTGTGGCCCGTATTTCCCAGCTGGTCGTGGGAGGTCAATACCATTAGTATGTTCATGGTGGCTTGTATTTAAGTGATAGAAAAGTGTGGGATGAAAAATAGGGCACTGAGCCCTTACAGCAGCAGGCGGTAAAACGTGGTTTTGCGCTCTGCCAGCAAGGGCACAATCTGTCCTAGTACCAGGTCCTGAAAATGTGGCGCGGCCCGGTGCGTTAGCTGCGCGTTTTGGTCCACGTACTGCTCGTAAATAAAGAAGCGCTCCGGCTCCTCAGCCGACTGATGCGCCGTGTAGACCAGGTTACCCGGCTCATGCTGCCGTACGGCTGCCGCAGCTTCCTTCAGCAGGCGCCGCACCGTTTCGGCCTGGCCCGGCTGCACCAGCCATTCGGCGGCTACGCAATAAATATCTTCTGGCTTGGGCATGGGTTTACAGGCTGAGGGTGAGAATCTGCTCTACGTCGGCAATCTGCACATCGGCCCGCTCGCCCAGGTTTTTCACGCCGCGCTCCGTGAAGCGCTGCACAATGTGCCTAATGGTTTCCTCGCCCACTTCATAATCGGAAAGGCGGGTTTTGATTTCCAGGGATTCAAAAAAGCGTACGGTGGCCTGAACGGCGGCTTCGGCGCGCTCCTCATCGGTACCCGCGGTAATGTTCCAGACGCGCTGACCGTATTGCACCAGCTTCTGCAGCTTGCCGGCACGGCGGTAGCGCAGCATGGCGGGCAGCACAATGGCCAGGGTGCGGGCATGGTCGATGCCGTGCAGGGCGGTCAACTCGTGGGCCACGTAGTGCGTGCTCCAGTCGGTAACCACGCCGGCCGCCAGGGTGCCGTTCAGGGCATTGGTGGCGGCCCACATAAAGTTGGCCATGGCATCGTAGCCCCGTGGGTTTTCGAGCACTTTGGGCGCTTCCTCAATCAGCGTGAGCAGCACCGCTTCGGCCTGCCGGTCCTGCAGGGGCGTGTTGACGGGGTAGGTGAGGTACTGCTCCAGCACGTGCGTAAACGCATCCGCAATGCCATTGGCAATCTGGCGCTTGGGCAGCGTGAAGCAGGTTTCGGGGTCGAGGATGGAGAATTTGGGGAAGGTGAGCGGCGAGCTGAACGCCAGCTTTTCTTTGGTCGATACGCGGGTAACAACAGAGCCGGAATTCATTTCTGAGCCCGTAGCGGGCAGCGTGAGCACTGCGCCAAAGGGCAGGGCGCTGGTTACCTTGGCGCGCTTGCTGAGAATATCCCACGGGTCTTCGCCCTGAAATGGCACGGCGGCGGCAATAAACTTGGTGCCATCTACCACGGAGCCACCCCCAACGGCCAGAATAAAGTCCACCTTTTCCGTGCGAGCCAGCTCCACGGCCTGCATCAGGGTTTCGTAGTGCGGGTTGGCTTCAATGCCGCCAAACTCCACGGTATCAAAGCCCTGCAGCGCGGCTGTCACCTGCTCGTAAACGCCGTTTTGCTTGATGCTGCCTCCACCATAAGTGATAAGCACTTTGGCGCCGGCGGGCACCTGCTGGGCCACACTGGCAATCTGGCCTTTGCCAAACAAAATGCGGACGGGGTTATAGAACTGGAAGTTTTTCATGGATTCGTATTAAATGTATGTAGCGCGAAGCTCCGGCTTCGCGGAGTAACGCACCGAGTGGTAGAAAATACCTGGCAGTGAGAGTAGCGCGAAGCTCCGGCTTCGCGTACGAGCGAAGCGAGTTCCTACGCGGTGAGCATACGCCTGTTACTCGCGTTGCTCGTGCGCGAAGCCGGAGCTTCGCGCTACTTTTTCGCGCTACTTTGTTAAGCGACTTTCACAATGGCCTTGCCGGTGTTTTCGCCCTGGAATAAGCCCAGAAATGCGGCCGGCAGCTGGTCGAAGCCTTCGGTAATGGTTTCTTCGGCCTGCAGCTTGCCTTGCTGATACCACTCGGCCAGGTGCTGAATGCCCTCGGGCCAGCGCTCCAGGTAGTCGCTCACTATAAAACCCTTTAGCAGGGCGCTGGTTTTCAGAAGCTTGGGCTCCGGGCGCGGGCCCATGGGCACCGAAGTGGCGTTATACATCGAAATCTGGCCGCACAGGGCAATGCGGGCGTGCTTGTTCAGCAGGTCGTACACGGCATCGGTAATGGCGCCGCCCACGTTATCAAAGTAGCAGTCTACGCCCCTTGGGGCGGCCGCGGCCAGAGCTTGGGCTATGTCCGGGGTGGTTTTGTAGTTGATGGCTTCATCAAACCCCAGCTTCTTCAATTCGGCCACTTTCTCATCGGAGCCGGCTGTGCCGATAACGCGGGCGCCTTTAATTTTAGCCAGCTGGCCCACCACCATGCCTACGGCGCCGGCTGCCCCGGACACTACTACCGTTTCGCCGGGCTTGGGCTGGCAGATATCCAGCAGCCCGAAATAAGCCGTGAGGCCCGTCATGCCCAGCAAACCCAGATAGTAGCTCAACGGCGCCTGATTGGCAGGCACCCGCGTGAGGCCCTGCCCGCCGGACACGCAGTATTCCTGCCAGGGCAGGTTGCCTACTACTATGCTGCCTACGGGCAGCTGCTCGTTATGGCTTTCCACCACTTCGGCCACTACGCCCCCATTAATGGGCTGCCCTACTTCAAACGGGGCCACGTAGGACTTGGCGTCGCTCATACGGCCCCGCATATAGGGGTCTACGGAGGCGTAGCGCATTTTCAGGAGCACCTGCCCGGCCTGGGGCTGCGGAATTTCCTGTTCTTCAAATCGAAAATTAGCGAGGGTAGGCGCGCCCTGTGGGCGACTGGCCAGCAGTATGGTTTTCATAGGATAATGCGTTGCAGGAATGAGGTAATACGAAAGCGAGAGCCCGCAGAAACCAGAAAATTCTGACCTCCGCGGGCTCTTTTGTTTCGGCCAGACTAGTTAGTGGTAGTGTGCAGGTTTACCTCAATGTTGCCGCGGGTAGCGCGGGAGTAGGGGCAAATCTGATGCGCGGCTTCTACCAACTCTTCCGCCTGGGATTGTGCCAGCCCGGGAATGTTCACGTGCAGGTCGGCGGAGATGCCGTAGCCGCCATCCTCGGCCTGGCCAAAACCGATGAGGCCTTCTACGGTAACGCCTTCCAGCCGTACGCCGGCCTGGCGGGCAGCTACGCCCAGGGCACCTTCAAAGCAAGCCGCATAACCGGCCGCAAACAGCTGCTCGGGGTTGGTAGCGCCGGTTTTGCCGGGGCCACCCATAGCTTTGGGCGTGCTCAGGGCAATGTTCAGCACTTCATCATTAGAAGAAACGTGGCCATCCCGGCCACCTTTGGCTTTGGCCTGGGCCGTGAAAAGTTTTTTCTCGAGTTTCATCAAAGGAAAGTTTAAGGAAAGAAGGATTCTTAAGTAAGGCGCGCCAGAAGCGTATTCAACTGCTGACGCAAGTTGTCTACCTCGGCAGGCGAGAGATGCAGTTTCTCCAGCATCTTTTCGGGAATGCGGCAGGCGCTATTCTGCAGGGTGCGGCCGGCCGGCAACAGGCTGATAATCACGGAGCGCTCATCCTGCGGGTCGCGGTGGCGGCTTATCCATTGCTTTTGCTCCATGCGCTTCAGCAAAGGCGTCAGCGTGCCCGAGTCCAGCAGTAGATTATCGCCCAGAGCTTTCACCGTCAGCTGCTCATGCTCCCAGAGCAGCAGCAGCACCAGGTATTGCGGATAGGTGAGGTCCAACTCCTGCAGCAGGGGTTGGTAGGCTTTGGTTAGCATGCGGGAAACGGCATACAGCGGAAAACACAGTTGGTTTTCCAGCTTCAGCCAGGAAGGATCAGGCGTAGGGGTAGGGTCAGAGTTGCTCATTGTGGGGTATAAAGCCGCTTAGGTTGTCTAATGTTTGATTGTGTGCAATTGAAATATTTTCAGAAAGACATAAGGGTCTGATTATCAGGTGAAATATTTGCCATAAAAAAGCACAGCACCCCGGCCGGAATGCTGTGCCACTACAAATCAAGGGAAAGAAAACGTACGCAGGCTAGGTAGTTCCCTGTAAAACAAAGGCTACTTTATTGGGCCTGCTGATACGCCTGAAAGCCGCCGAGCAGGTTGCGCACGTTGGTAAAGCCTTGCTGGGTGAGATAGGCCTTGGCCGAAGCCGAGCGGCCGCCGCCTTTGCAATGTACTACCACTTCCTGGTTTTTCAGGCCTTCCAGCTCATCCAGCTTGCCGGGCAGCTCGCCCATGGGAATGTTGCGGCTGCCTTCAATGTGGCCTTCCTCATTTTCCCAGGTTTCGCGCACGTCAATGATGATGGGAGCGGTGCCTTCGGCCTGGCGTTGTTTCAGTTCAGCGGGGGTGATATCGGGCATGAGTAAAAGAGAAAGGTGGAAAAGGGAGGAGAAGTTGCGCCGGCAACGCCCTACAAAGCTACAAGAAGTTGCAAACAGCTAGCGCGTCAGCACCAGCCGCTTGGTGGCCAGGCTGCCATCGGGCAGGGCCAGCCGCATGAAGTACACCCCGGCCGGCAGCCTGGATAAGTCCAGCGCAGGCTGGCCCTGGGCCAGGCCGGTTTGCTGCCACACGGTGCGGCCCAGCGCATCCAGCACGGTGGCGTGCGTATAGCGACCTTTCACCTGTACTATGCCGGTAGAGGGATTAGGATAGAGCGTAAGCAGGGCCGCAGCCCGGGAAGGCGTGGCGGCCGTTACCGTACCCGTCATCACGGGGCGTAGCATCAGGGCCCCGGAAAAGTCCGTCACCGCCGACCACTCGTTCCGGACCTGATAGAAGAAGTAATTGGCGGGCGGTGAGCTGTTTAAATCCAGCCCAAACTGCACAAACTGCCCCAGGGAAGCCTGCCCGTAGCCCACGTAAAACGTGCCGCTTACCCCCACTGGCTGCGAAAAGGGAACATCCAGAAACCCGCCCGCCGGGGCCGTAGCGGGGACGGTGTACGGAACGGAAGCCAAGGGTTTTTCGGCGGGCTTCCCGTTTTCATCGGCCCAAACGGAGAGCGTAATGGCCCGGCCGGCGGCATTGGGCAGCACCGGGTACAAGCGTACGCTGCGCACCTGGTCGGGCTGGTTCAGGTCGATGCGGTAGGCGAAAAAGGTGGAGGCTCCGCCCGTCAGGGCCGGCAGGCTGACGGCTGCTTCGGCCGTGCCATCATCGTAGGCATAATAGTCGGAGAGCTCCGTTACACGGGAAATGGAGTCGTTGGGCTGGATGCGCGAGTCGGTTTCGTTGGTGCCCAGCAAAATGCGGTGCCGGATGCGCTGCGGCCCGCCCGTGAGTAGGGACGCGGCCACGGTGCGTACGTCGCCCATAATGGGCACCTGCCGGGCGCTGGCATCAATGGAGCGGTTGCCGGTAAGGAACTGCAGCTCCGGACCCCTGGGCAGGTTCTGGGCCGTGCCGCGCCAGGTAATGGGCGTAGGGGCAGGGCCAATGTCGAAGTTGTTGATGGTGGTGCCGGTCTGGTCGTTCAGCTCATCGGCGGGGGTGGGCGCGGCCGCCAGCTGCACGGCGGGCATGCTGGCGTAGCGCTTTAGCAAGGAAGTGAGCGGGGCGCTGGTGGCAATGTCGCGGTAGGTGGTGTCGGCGGCGGAGCGGTTGCGGTCCAGCTTCAGGTAATCCAGGCTCCAGGCGTCGCGGGTGTTGGCCTGGTTGCCGATACTGTGAAAGCGGAAGCGGAAGTTGGCGTGCAGGTATTGCGGCTCGGTTACGGCCACAATTTCCTGGGCAAAATCGGTGCGGCGGCCCGTGCTGCGCTGGCTCCAGATGGACTGCCACTGGCCAGCGTCGTTCAGAAATTCCAGGGTGAAAGCCACCTGCCGCGTAGAGCTGGCCGCCGACGGCGAGCCTACAATACTGCCCGCCTGCCAGAAAAAGCTCAGATACACGTTGGAGCCAGCGGTAAGCCCACTTAAGTCAATGGGCAACGAGGTGAGCGTATCGGTATCACTGTAAAAGGAAGAGCTGCCGTAGGGCTGGCCATTTGCTTTCAGGCCATCAAACGTGACAACGTTGCGGGAGGGCGGCGCCACCGGAAACCGGTTATTCACTAATGTTCCACCGCGCGGTTCCCAATGCTCGGCATTAGGCGTGCCTTCGGGCTGCTGGGCAAAATCATCGAAAAAGGGTAATGCTATACTGGTGCCCCGGGCCGCTGAATGGGAAGCGTTGCCAACCGGTGACGCCCGGCCTGGGTCAGCGGAAAGCGGCTGTACGTTTTGCGCCCGCAGCTGCGTGGCCCACGTCAAAAGCAAACAGAGGAGAAAGCTGGAACGCATCATCAGGGGCAAGTTACGTAAGCCAGGCGGGTAGAGGTACAGCGCGTTGCGGAACAACGTTTGCGGGTAGGAAATATTGATAGGTTAGTATGGAAACAAAGGGTGATACCTATGAACGTCATTCCGAGAATGTGGCGCAGCAAGCCAGGAACCGAGGCATCCCGCGTGCTGCCGTTGCAATGCTATACTACCCTGCCTGTCATCCTGAGCTTGCGAAGGACCTTCTCCCAACTGAACGAGTCGTTGTTACGATGGTCGTTCTAGCTTGATAAGGTCCTTCGCAAGCTCAGGATGACAGGTAGAGAGGCGAGCGGCTTCTCCAAGCTTAGCATGACGGGCGAATAGGTATTTAGAGATGTTAAAAATGACCAATTATCAATAAAAAAGGCCCACTGCTTGCGCAACGGGCCTTTTGATCCTTCTAGTAATAACTTACTCAACAGGCTTTAGGGGCGCCTGACCAGCTACCCACAAATCCACCAGCTGGCCGGTGCGGATGGTGGCGCCGGGCGAGGAAACGGGGCGCTGTTTCACCACATTGCCATCTTCCTGGCCTTCTTCGGCGGCCTGGTAGAAGATTTCGCCTACCTGCAGGCCCTGGCCGGCCAGTAGGGTAGCGGCTTCGTCGGCGGGCATATTTACTACGTTGGGTACCGGGAATTCCTGGTTGCCCTGGCCGTCGCCAACTACCAGGTCTACTTTGGTGCCTTTGGCAATGGGGGCGCCGGGCGCAATTTCTTTACCGTTCACCAGCTGTTTCAGCACGGCGTTCTGGGCCAGGTCGGGCACCAGCTGAATCTGGCCTACTACCAGGTCGTAGCTTTTCAGAATCATCTGGGCGTTTTTCACCGAGCCATCCGTGAGGCGGGGCATCTTAATCACCGGCGGATTTTTCATCGACACGGAGATGTAGATTTTGCGGTCTTCCTTCACCTTTTCGCCCGGGGCGGGGTCCTGGGTGAGCACGGTGCCGGGGCGGGTGCCGGGGTTGTAGCTGCTGTCGTCCACGAAGAAAAGCAGGTTGCGCTCATCCAGATAATCCTCCAGATCGGTCTGCTGCATCCCCGTGATTTTAGGTACTACAATGGTTTCGCCGTGGTTGGTGGTCATGGGCAGATACACGTAGAAAAACCCGAGTACCATGATGGCTACCACCGCTGCCATAGCCAGCAAATGCTTCAGCACATCAAGCGGCGTATCTGATTTGAAAAAGGACATTATTTACAGGAGCTAGGAGCAGGAAGTTAGGAGTAGAGAGGCGAAAATAGCTGGCCGAAGTTAGAAGCTAAAAAAGCTAAAAATTAGAAGCTAGTTCCCCTCCTCAGCTGAGGAGGGGCTAGGGGTGGTTGACCAATCGGTGCACGATCATCAATATCTAGCTTTAGCTGACCACCCCTAACCCCTCCTTGAAAAAAGGAGGGGAACTAGTTCTTAGCTGTTCACCGCCAGCTTTTCTTTACGGGTGCGCTCTTTGCCGAACTCCAGAATCTGGTCGATGAAATCGTAGGGCGTGTAGCCGGCCAGCGCGGTTTGATGGAAGATGCAGGTGGCGGGCGTCATGCCGGGCAGGGAGTTTACCTCGATGATGATGACCTCCACTGCGCCGTTGTCGCGCACCCGCACAAACGCGTCGATGCGGGCGTAGCCCTGAATGTTCAGGATTTCGGCCACGCGGCGTAGCTCTTCCTTCACCTCGTCGGAAATGCGCTGGCGCTCAATGGCATCGGCGGCGTAGCGGGCCGGGGTGATGTTCTGGCCTTCGCCGGCCAGGAACTTCTCCTCCAGGCTCAATACCTCACCGGTAGCCAGCGCTTCGGAAGCCTCAAAAACCTCAATGTCCAGCTGCCCATCGGAGCGCCAGTGGGTGAGCAGACCGCCCGTAATTTCGAGGAAGTGAGCCGCGCCGTCGCGCTCAATCAAGGTTTCTACCAAGAAGGCGTCCTTGCGGGGGAATTCCTCCTTGAAGCCTAAGTGCAGCGTTTCGGCATCGGGTATCATCAGGTCTTCCTGCTCCCGGAAGATGAGGCGGGTGAAAGCCTCCAGCTCAGGGCGGTTCTTTACTTTTTTCACCGCCGAAGAGCAGCCGTCGTCGGCGGGCTTGGCAATGAAGGGGTAGGGAAACTGCGTTTCCAGGGAGCGGTAGAAGCCCTCGGCATCGGCCTGCCATTCCAGGCGGTTGGCCATGCGGTGCTCGGCCACACGCATGCCGGCTTCGCGCAGGCGGCGGTTGGTTTCAAACTTATTGATGGTGATACTGCTGCTGCCCACGCCCGAGCCGTTGTAGGGCAGGCCGAACTTTTCCAGTTGCTGCTGCAAAGCACCGTCCTCGCCGGGACGACCGTGCAGGGCAATAAACACCTCATCTACCATCTTGGCCAGTTCCTCAAACGATACCCGGCGCGGCTGCGCGGTAGGCTGACCGGCATAGGTGCTGGTAATGGCTTCTGCTTCGCGGCGGATGCGCTCCAGAATAGGGTGCAGGCTGTGGCCCGCCTCCATGTGCTCCACTTTCTCCTTGATGTCGTCGGCGTTGTCCTTCAGCATGACGTTGATAGGCAGCACGTACAGGCGGAAATCCTGGTTGTTGCCGGTCAGGAATACGGGCACCGGCTCATACTTAATAGAGGAGCTGAGCTTCTCGTAGATGTTGCGGCCGCTTTCCACCGAAATGTGGCGCTCCGAAGAATAGCCGCCCATAATGACGGCCACTTTAATGCGCTGACGCTCCTCGTGCCCGCGGGCAGCTACGGCCGCATCCAGCCCACGCAGCAGGCGCTGCAGCTGTACGGGCCGCATACCCGCCCGGCGGCGTGCTGCCAGAGAAGTGCGAATCAGATAGGTCAGAAACTGCGAAGGATTGAGCCCGATTTCCGCCGCCTGGTGGAAGAAGAACGAGGCCGGCAACATGCCCGACGTGGTGTTCGGGTCGTTGAGGAAAATGGAGTTTTCAGTTGCCGGTTGCGAGTTGCCAGTTTCTTCACCTGAAATCTGGGAACCGGCAACTGGTAACTGGGAACTGATAAACCCATCCAGCCGCGCGTACACCTGGAAGCCGAACGTGCGGAACATCTCCTCACAGGCTTCCCGGATGCGCTGAATTTCGTCTTCCGGTAAATCGATGGGGGTGATTTTGCGGGCCAGGCCGGGCAGGTATTTCGAGCGGTAGTCGAACATCTCCTCGCCCTTCACAATCTCCGTGGGCGGCAGCGCCAGTGGCTGACCGTTGGGGTCTTCCACCACAATGCAGGAAAACTCGCGGCCCTGTACAAAGCTTTCCACCAGCACCTGGGTTTCGCCGTCCACGTTGGTCAGGCGCACCTGTTCGGCGGTTTGCAGGCGCTCAGCCAGCGTGTTTAGCAGGGCCTCGGGGTGGTAGATAATGTGCTCATCATCGGCATCCAACATCACGGGCAGGCCAATGCCCTCACGGATGTCGGTGAGCTGCTGCACCCACATGATTTTGTCGCGCTCCGAGAGGCGCTGCCAATCGTCGCGGGTCACGGTTTTGCGGAACAGGCTGCGCTCCATGGCGCGGTGGAAAGCCTCCACGTTGGCGGTGCGCAGAATGCTGATGCCAATGCTGCTGCCCTGGCGCGGGGCTTTGAACACCAGCGGCAAGCCCAGCTCGCGCTCCAGGTAAGCCAGGGTAGCAGCCGGGTCGGCGGCGTCCCATTCTTCGGCCGATACCACGCGGAACTCCGGCGTGGGCCGGTTCAGGGCGTGGAGCAGCTTTTTCTGGGCAATTTTATCGATGCCAAAGGCCGAGGGCAGCACGCCGGAGCCGGAATACGGAATGCCGTACCACTCCAGCAGGCCCTGAATAGCGCCATCTTCGCCGCCGGGACCATGCAGAGCCAGGAAGGCAAAATCCATGAGGCTGCTCAGCTCCTGCGGCTGAATACGGCGGCCTACCTGATTGATAATTTCGTCCTGTTGGGCAAGGCTCAGCTCGCCCAGGCTTTCCAGGTACACCTGCAGCTTGTGTTCGGAGGCAGGCAGGGCCGAAACGGGCGGATAAAAGTCCCGGATGGTGCCTTTATAAATGTAGTGCCAGTCCAGCAGGATGAAGTTGCCGCGGCTGTCCACGAATACGGGAACGGCCTGAAACAGCGACTTGTCCAGGTTATCATATACAGTGCGGCCGCCCGCAAAGGAAATTTCCCGCTCACGCGACGGTCCGCCGAAGAAGATGCCTATTTTCATACGTAGTGCAAAGGTACGAATGTCAGACAGCATGGCGCTACCTGCCGGCAACTTGCTGCGTTACTGCTTCGCCCCGAACATATACCCCAGCTGGGCCTGAAAGACGGAGTTGCGCGTGGGGCTGTACTGGAGAGGATGAGTTATATCACCACAATAACGTAGCGTGATATTTGGGCCGGAAGGCAGCTCGTAACCGATACCGGCTACATATCCCAGCTGCAGGCTGTTAAAGTCGCGGCGCTGGGGCTGTTCATACAGGTCGTTGTTCACATCGTTCTTAAAACTGAGCAGATAGCTGAGTTGCGGCCCTGCTTCAAATGTGAGTCCTTTGGCATTGATTTTTGTCAGGATCGGCAAATCGAGGTAATTACGGTGGTAGTAGTTGGTTGTCCGGGCACCGGTAGTAGTGCTGCCGTATTTATCTTTTGCCCCTTTCGCTGAATATAATAGCTCGGATTGAATGCTCCAGAATCCATCTTCGGTCAGGGAGTAGCGTGCTACCAACCCGCCATTAATGCCCAATAGTCGGTCGGGGCCAACGGTGTGCTTTACCTTGTCCCGGGAATAATTAGCGCCGGCCTTCACGCCGAAACGAAGGTGCTGACCAACGGCCAGCTGGCTAAGCAGCAGGGCTGGCACTGCCAGCAAGAAGCGGATATACATTCAGAATAGAGTTGGGGTTTGTCAATATTGAGGCCGGATAGAAGCGCAATAATAGGCAAAGACTACATCCGCTGAATAAAGGCATGCGGAAGCGTCGTATAACTACGCTAACTCCCCAGGAAAATTGCATGCAACTCAAAAACTCCCGAACTACGCGCCGCAACCCCGTATAAGACGACACCCAACTTTCTATTCTCAGCTTATGAAAACCCTCGACCAGTACAACTTCGCCGGCAAAAAGGCGGTGGTACGCGTGGACTTCAACGTGCCGCTCGACAGCGACCTGCGCATCACCGACGATACCCGCATTCGGGCGGCTACGCCCACGGTTAAAAAAATTCTGGCTGATGGCGGCTCCGTTATCCTGCTCTCGCACATGGGTAGGCCCAAAGGTGGCCCCGACAAGAAAAACTCCCTGCGCAACCTGGTATTGCGTCTGCAGCAGGAGTACGGGCAGGAAGTGAAGTTTGCGGATGATGTACTGGGCCAGGAAGCCGCCCAAATGGCCGCCTCGCTGCAGCCCGGCGAAATCCTGCTGCTCGAGAACCTGCGCTTTTATGCCGAAGAAGAAAAAGGCGACGAAGCCTTTGCGGAAAAGCTGGCCCGCCTCGGCGACGTGTATGTGAATGATGCCTTTGGGGCGGCGCACCGCCGGCATGCTTCCACGGCCGTCATGGCCCACCACTTCACCCCGGAAAACCGCGTGGCTGGCTACGTAATGCAGGGCGAGCTGGAAAACGCCAAGCGCGTGCTGGATCATGCCGAGCGGCCCTTCACTGCCATTATGGGCGGCGCCAAGATTTCGGATAAAATCCAAATTATTGAGCAGCTGCTGGATAAGGTGGATAATCTGCTCATTGGCGGGGGCATGTCCTACACCTTTGCCAAGGCCGAAGGTGGCCAGATTGGTAACTCCCTGCTGGAAGGCGACAAGATGGATATGGCCCTGGACCTGATGCGCAAAGCCAAGGAAAAAGGCGTAAACCTGGTGTTGCCCGTCGACAGCATCATTGCCAATCAGTTTGCCAATGATGCCGATATTGACGTAGCCGGCAGCCACAGCATTCCGGCCACCTGGATGGGTCTGGACATCGGCCCCGAAACCCGCGAGCTGTTCGCCGAAATCATCCGCAACTCCAAAACCATTCTCTGGAATGGCCCCATGGGCGTGTTTGAGATGTCGAACTTCTCGGTAGGTACTGAGTTTGTGGCCCGCGCCATTGCGGAAGCTACCGAAAACGGCGCCTTCAGCCTCATCGGTGGCGGCGACTCCGCGGCGGCGGTAAACCAGCTAGGCTTCGCCGATAAAGTGTCCTACATCAGCACCGGCGGTGGCGCCCTGCTGGAGTACATGGAGGGAAAAGAGCTGCCCGGTGTGGCGGCGCTGGAAGGCCGGTAAGTAGTCATTGCGAGGCACGAAGCAATCCGTCCTCTGAAACGTAGAAAGCCTAAGTAAAGCAGAAAGCCCTTGACGTACTGCGCGTCAAGGGCTTTCTGGTAGAAGGAAGTATCTGGTGTTGTCGAGGACGGATTGCTTCGTGCCTCGCAATGACATACTAATGTTAGTTCTCGTAAAGTCCCTCCAACTCGTGGCCCATACCCTGCAGGGTTTCCTGTTGGCGGCCCGTGAGGCGCACCATCAGGGCGCGGGCTTCGGGCTCGCTCAAGACCTGCATTTCCTGCAGCCACTGCAGTCGGCGCACTTGTTGTTCAATGGGCCCTAGGGGGTTGATGCGGGCATAGTGGGTGCGCAGATATTCTTTAACCCGCTGCTCTAGTGTGTGGGCAAACGTGTAGAACTGGGCCCGGTCGCGGCGCCGGTCGGCGAAGGTGAGGTTGAGCTGGGCCGTGCGGAAATGTAGCAGAAACCAGCGCCGGTCCCACTCCAGCGCAATAAATGCCCCCAACACCGCCAGAAAAACCAGTACGCCCACCAGCCCGGGCGTAACGGTGCCGGTAGCCCAGGATTCCTGCACCGGCTCAATAGCTACCCACACTATCAGGGCCAGCATGTAGAGCAGCCAGCGGGTGGGCACTTGCCGGGT
The Hymenobacter sp. DG25B genome window above contains:
- a CDS encoding type 1 glutamine amidotransferase domain-containing protein; amino-acid sequence: MNILMVLTSHDQLGNTGHKTGFWLEEFAAPYYVFKDAGATLTLASPAGGQPPLDPKSDDPSAQTEATERFKKDSEAQKALASTVKLDSVSAADFDAVFYPGGHGPLWDLAEDKKSIELIETMYAAGKPVAAVCHAPGVLRHVKAPDGSSIVKGKSVAGFTNTEEEAVQLTNVVPFLVEDMLKQNGGNYSKGADWQPYIVTAGNLITGQNPASSEPAAKELLKQLAK
- a CDS encoding putative quinol monooxygenase, which gives rise to MPKPEDIYCVAAEWLVQPGQAETVRRLLKEAAAAVRQHEPGNLVYTAHQSAEEPERFFIYEQYVDQNAQLTHRAAPHFQDLVLGQIVPLLAERKTTFYRLLL
- a CDS encoding iron-containing alcohol dehydrogenase, translated to MKNFQFYNPVRILFGKGQIASVAQQVPAGAKVLITYGGGSIKQNGVYEQVTAALQGFDTVEFGGIEANPHYETLMQAVELARTEKVDFILAVGGGSVVDGTKFIAAAVPFQGEDPWDILSKRAKVTSALPFGAVLTLPATGSEMNSGSVVTRVSTKEKLAFSSPLTFPKFSILDPETCFTLPKRQIANGIADAFTHVLEQYLTYPVNTPLQDRQAEAVLLTLIEEAPKVLENPRGYDAMANFMWAATNALNGTLAAGVVTDWSTHYVAHELTALHGIDHARTLAIVLPAMLRYRRAGKLQKLVQYGQRVWNITAGTDEERAEAAVQATVRFFESLEIKTRLSDYEVGEETIRHIVQRFTERGVKNLGERADVQIADVEQILTLSL
- a CDS encoding NADP-dependent oxidoreductase translates to MKTILLASRPQGAPTLANFRFEEQEIPQPQAGQVLLKMRYASVDPYMRGRMSDAKSYVAPFEVGQPINGGVVAEVVESHNEQLPVGSIVVGNLPWQEYCVSGGQGLTRVPANQAPLSYYLGLLGMTGLTAYFGLLDICQPKPGETVVVSGAAGAVGMVVGQLAKIKGARVIGTAGSDEKVAELKKLGFDEAINYKTTPDIAQALAAAAPRGVDCYFDNVGGAITDAVYDLLNKHARIALCGQISMYNATSVPMGPRPEPKLLKTSALLKGFIVSDYLERWPEGIQHLAEWYQQGKLQAEETITEGFDQLPAAFLGLFQGENTGKAIVKVA
- a CDS encoding organic hydroperoxide resistance protein, coding for MKLEKKLFTAQAKAKGGRDGHVSSNDEVLNIALSTPKAMGGPGKTGATNPEQLFAAGYAACFEGALGVAARQAGVRLEGVTVEGLIGFGQAEDGGYGISADLHVNIPGLAQSQAEELVEAAHQICPYSRATRGNIEVNLHTTTN
- a CDS encoding MarR family winged helix-turn-helix transcriptional regulator, producing MSNSDPTPTPDPSWLKLENQLCFPLYAVSRMLTKAYQPLLQELDLTYPQYLVLLLLWEHEQLTVKALGDNLLLDSGTLTPLLKRMEQKQWISRHRDPQDERSVIISLLPAGRTLQNSACRIPEKMLEKLHLSPAEVDNLRQQLNTLLARLT
- a CDS encoding rhodanese-like domain-containing protein; translation: MPDITPAELKQRQAEGTAPIIIDVRETWENEEGHIEGSRNIPMGELPGKLDELEGLKNQEVVVHCKGGGRSASAKAYLTQQGFTNVRNLLGGFQAYQQAQ